In the Clostridium cellulovorans 743B genome, TTCACCATTATGAACATCCAACTTGTTCATCTTTAAATTCTCACCTTTTATAATTAATGGTCCTTGATTTGTATTTAAACGAATTTGTTCTTCATTAAATCTAATTACTTCAACTACGCCTGTTATAAATGCTTCTTTTCTATTTTTTAAGGTGATATTGCCTTGTTTCTCTTCAATTCTAATTTCTTTTTTTACTTCCATACTATCCCCTCCTATCACATAATGTATATGATTCAGAAGGAGTATTTATGCATTACTCTTCTCCATTTCCTTCTTCCGTATCTTCTTCGCCTGCTATTATCTCATACATACCTTTAGCATTATCTTTAGTTACATGATTTGCTATGTTAACTATTTTAGCTTTTAAAGATCTATTAGCATATAAAATTTCTATTACATCGTCTTCTTTAACTTCAGAACTTGGCTTAGCCACTTTACCATTTATAATAACTCTTCCACTTTCACAAGCTTCTTTTGCCACAGTTCTTCTTTTTATTATTCTTGATACTTTTAAATATTTATCTAATCTCATAATATCCTCCAATTATTTCTAAAAGAATATATCTTAGACACCTACAAAAAAAACCTAGACTTTTAATCTAGGTTCTTTTTGCCATAGTCCATTTTATGTATAAAAAGAATTATTTATTTACTCTATCTTTTAATTCTTTTCCAGCCTTAAATGATGGAACTGATGATGCAGGTATTTTTATTTCTTCTTTTGTTCTTGGGTTTCTTCCTGTTCTTTCAGCTCTTTCTTTAACTTCAAAAGTACCGAATCCAACTAATTGAACCTTTTCCTTCTTTTCTAATGCTTCTTGAATACTTTCCATGAAACCTTTTAATGCTGCTTCAGCATCTTTTTTTGTTAAACCTGATTTTTCTGCAATACTACTTATTAATTCTGTTTTATTCACTTTCGTTCCCTCCTTAAAGTGAGTATCTAATTCTTCTATTCTTCAAAAATACTAGAATTCCTTCTTTATCTAGGAATTTATAACTTTGTTACCTAATTCTTTTTATATTCTCTGCTTTTTTTGCCTCATCCCATAGTTCATCCAACTTCTCTATAGGTAGATCTTTGAATACAAAATTCCTCTTAACACAAAGCTGTTCCATAAATTCAAAACGTCTTATGAATTTATCTACAGTATACTTTAATGCAAACTCTGGGTTAATGTCAAGGATTCTTGAAACATTTACCACTGAAAAGAATAAATCTCCTACTTCTTCTAATATTTTTGACTGATCTTTTGTTTTATATACATCCTTTATTTCTTGAAGTTCTTCTAGCACCTTATCCATAGCAGGTTCTACTGAATCCCAGTCAAAACCCACCTTAGCTGCCTTTTCTTGTACCTTATGTGCTTTTATCAACGCTGGGAGAGCATTTGCTATATTCTTCATAGCTTCTGACTGAGAAGTTATACCCTTCTCTGCCTTTTTTAGTTCATCCCAATTTTTTAGAACTTCATTGCTATTTTCACAAGAAATATCCCCAAAAACATGAGGATGTCTATAAATCATCTTATCACAGATACCCTTTACAATATCATTTTCGTTGAAATATCCTTCTTCTTTACCTATAATGCTATGAAAAACTACATGAAGAAGTACATCACCTAATTCTTCTACAAGATTATTGTCATCTTTGTTATTTATTGCATCAACAACTTCATAAGCTTCTTCAATAAACTCCTCTTTAATAGATTCATGAGTTTGTTCTCTATCCCAAGGACAACCATCTTCACTTCTCAATTTCTCTATTATTGAAATGAGATCATAGAAATCTT is a window encoding:
- the yabP gene encoding sporulation protein YabP, producing the protein MEVKKEIRIEEKQGNITLKNRKEAFITGVVEVIRFNEEQIRLNTNQGPLIIKGENLKMNKLDVHNGEVNIMGKIDSIVYTGSKKTNESLMTKLFK
- a CDS encoding RNA-binding S4 domain-containing protein; protein product: MRLDKYLKVSRIIKRRTVAKEACESGRVIINGKVAKPSSEVKEDDVIEILYANRSLKAKIVNIANHVTKDNAKGMYEIIAGEEDTEEGNGEE
- a CDS encoding HU family DNA-binding protein; this encodes MEELDTHFKEGTKVNKTELISSIAEKSGLTKKDAEAALKGFMESIQEALEKKEKVQLVGFGTFEVKERAERTGRNPRTKEEIKIPASSVPSFKAGKELKDRVNK
- the mazG gene encoding nucleoside triphosphate pyrophosphohydrolase, which codes for MIKIVGLGPGSKESITVGTLEALKSSSRVLLRTKIHPTMKYIDEMGIKYETYDDRYETLDNFDEVYKSIAEDIIKKYEEFGTLVYAVPGHPLVAEKSVNNLIELCKVKNIEYKVLTAVSFVDVMMEALEIDPIEGLKVIDAFDVKNQVIDRRVGTIITQVYNKMITSEVKIYLSQFYNDEKEIYFVRAAGVDGEEIIRKIKLYELDRQEEIDYLTSVYVPKDYNNEYKDFYDLISIIEKLRSEDGCPWDREQTHESIKEEFIEEAYEVVDAINNKDDNNLVEELGDVLLHVVFHSIIGKEEGYFNENDIVKGICDKMIYRHPHVFGDISCENSNEVLKNWDELKKAEKGITSQSEAMKNIANALPALIKAHKVQEKAAKVGFDWDSVEPAMDKVLEELQEIKDVYKTKDQSKILEEVGDLFFSVVNVSRILDINPEFALKYTVDKFIRRFEFMEQLCVKRNFVFKDLPIEKLDELWDEAKKAENIKRIR